Proteins found in one Sardina pilchardus chromosome 3, fSarPil1.1, whole genome shotgun sequence genomic segment:
- the tut1 gene encoding speckle targeted PIP5K1A-regulated poly(A) polymerase has product MEAHPDIQTTQKGFRCTLCDVNLPNGPTVDAHVKGRKHQNLFRLRATRKEQVQNSVFVSGIKPNTLSTHLINYFQQFGPVEDVIMDKEKGSYAIVEFEEQASVSAVLQRSEHVMNGLKLRIKQRESKEFKVVLKRKQDAKNAHVNLDALSQELCRAASVNEQMLRVVESFQLNENERNGRELLVKLLQEVFTEFLPDCEIHPFGSTVNTFGVHSCDMDLFLDLEKTRSFQARSKTSSEQPGEGQSEDARSEDSILSDIDLSTATAAEVLELVAAVLRKCVPGVHKVQPLPTARLPVVKFSHRNLNLHGDITIKNRLALRNTRFLQLCSELDSRLRPLVFTVRFWAKQKQLAGNPFGGGPLLNNYALTLMVMFFLQNRSPPVLPSVDQLKNMACEEEECVIEGWDCTFPSQAIAVPPSKNTEDLCTLLAAFFSFYATFDFSASVLSVREARPVPITSFLPPAAPQSDGARAPKPPAGPRLGHMTVLDPFELRHNVAGNLSERTLKSFQRECADAEKYCRSLQYQRKSAKGKSWGLVRLFAPRCPTVPGAGGKPGEGKERRLELSVPFRLAALPDAVQRQLGTAGERFREQWFAMVRVALERVFQEVLGCSPAQEEEFEGQMDTSASSDTVAMDTAKAEEASRGGDQSEAAAAAPSCSSADASFDSVTSPQAGQKRAFTSVETSPASPQEKRRRLCPAEEEEEEGADGAPSASWCWVQRHPVWAGRRKVRRDLLKARGDSDAGACQPEGGGVAMELLVTRHITAKQPDPHDLVAFKVGADVVGGSENTRAVLRFTPLCDHKGHFQDFFHFLEIFLPKTTEAFLGK; this is encoded by the exons ATGGAAGCTCACCCAGACATTCAAACAACCCAGAAGGGGTTTCGTTGCACTTTATGCGATGTCAATTTGCCAAACG GACCGACGGTAGACGCTCATGTGAAGGGGCGGAAGCATCAGAACCTCTTCCGACTCCGTGCGACGCGAAAAGAGCAAGTGCAAAACAGCGTGTTTGTGAGCGGCATCAAACCCAACACCTTGTCGACGCATCTCATCAACTACTTCCAACAGTTCGGACCAGTAGAGGATGTCATCATGGACAAGGAGAAG GGCTCGTACGCCATCGTGGAGTTCGAGGAGCAGGCGAGTGTGTCGGCGGTGCTGCAGCGGTCGGAGCACGTGATGAACGGCCTCAAGCTGCGCATCAAGCAGCGCGAGAGCAAGGAGTTCAAGGTGGTGCTGAAGAGGAAGCAGGACGCCAAGAACGCACACGTCAACCTGGACGCTCTCAGCCAGGAGCTGTGCCGCGCCGCGTCG gtaaaTGAACAGATGCTGAGAGTTGTGGAGAGTTTCCAGCTGAACGAGAACGAGCGGAACGGCCGCGAGCTCCTGGTCAAGCTGCTGCAGGAGGTCTTCACGGAGTTCCTCCCAg ACTGTGAGATCCACCCGTTCGGCTCCACCGTCAACACGTTCGGGGTTCACTCCTGTGACATGGACCTGTTCCTGGACCTGGAGAAGACTAGGAGCTTCCAGGCCCGGTCCAAGACCTCTTCAGAACAG CCAGGCGAGGGCCAGTCGGAGGACGCTCGCTCCGAAGACTCCATCCTGTCGGACATCGACCTGAGCACGGCGACGGCTGCGGAGGTGCTGGAGCTGGTGGCGGCCGTCCTGCGCAAGTGCGTCCCCGGCGTCCACAAGGTGCAGCCGCTGCCCACCGCCAGGCTGCCCGTCGTCAAGTTCAGCCACCGCAACCTCAACCTGCACGGGGACATCACCATCAAGAACAG gctggCGCTGCGGAACACGCGCTTCCTGCAGCTGTGCTCAGAGCTGGACTCCAGGCTGCGGCCGCTCGTCTTCACCGTCCGCTTCTGGGCCAAGCAGAAGCAGCTGGCCG gtaatCCGTTTGGTGGCGGGCCGCTGCTGAATAATTACGCCCTGACGCTGATGGTCATGTTCTTCCTGCAGAACAGAAGCCCTCCGGTCCTGCCCTCCGTGGACCAGCTCAAGAACATGGCCT gtgaagaAGAAGAATGTGTGATTGAAGGCTGGGACTGCACCTTTCCCAGTCAGGCGATTGCCGTCCCCCCCAGTAAGAACACAGAGGACCTCT gtactctGCTGGctgccttcttctccttctacGCTACGTTTGATTTCTCGGCGTCGGTGTTGTCCGTGCGCGAGGCTCGCCCCGTGCCCATCACCAGCTTCCTGCCCCCCGCGGCCCCCCAGAGCGACGGTGCCCGCGCCCCCAAACCCCCCGCGGGCCCCCGGCTGGGCCACATGACGGTGCTGGACCCGTTCGAGCTGCGCCACAACGTGGCGGGCAACCTGAGCGAGCGCACGCTCAAGAGCTTCCAGCGCGAGTGCGCCGACGCCGAGAAGTACTGCCGCAGCCTGCAGTACCAGCGCAAGAGTGCCAAGGGCAAGTCCTGGGGCCTGGTGCGCCTCTTCGCCCCGCGCTGCCCCACCGTGCCCGGGGCCGGGGGCAAACCGGGCGAGGGCAAGGAGCGGCGTCTGGAGCTCAGCGTGCCCTTCCGGCTGGCCGCTCTGCCCGACGCGGTGCAGCGGCAGCTGGGCACGGCGGGCGAGCGCTTCAGGGAGCAGTGGTTCGCCATGGTGCGGGTCGCCCTGGAGAGGGTGTTCCAGGAAGTGCTCGGCTGTAGCCCCGCCCAGGAGGAGGAGTTCGAAGGGCAAATGGACACGTCCGCCTCGTCCGACACCGTCGCCATGGACACGGCCAAGGCGGAGGAGGCGAGTCGTGGTGGTGACCAGAGCGAGGCTGCGGCGGCCGCTCCCTCCTGCTCGTCCGCCGACGCGTCCTTCGACAGCGTCACCTCTCCGCAGGCTGGACAGAAGCGGGCGTTCACGTCGGTCGAGACCTCCCCCGCGTCGCCGCAGGAGAAGAGGCGGAGACTGTGcccggcggaggaggaggaggaggagggcgcaGATGGGGCGCCCTCGGCCTCCTGGTGCTGGGTGCAGCGCCACCCCGTGTGGGCCGGCCGGCGCAAGGTGCGCCGAGACCTCCTGAAGGCCCGCGGTGACAGTGACGCCGGCGCCTGCCAGCCAGAAGGGGGCGGTGTGGCCATGGAGCTGCTAGTGACGCGCCACATCACAGCCAAGCAGCCGGACCCCCACGACCTGGTGGCGTTCAAGGTGGGCGCAGACGTGGTGGGAGGAAGTGAGAACACCAGGGCGGTGCTGAGGTTCACGCCCCTCTGCGATCACAAGGGACACTTCCAGGACTTCTTCCACTTCCTGGAGATCTTCCTGCCCAAGACCACCGAGGCCTTCCTTGGGAAGTAG
- the si:ch211-207i20.2 gene encoding zinc finger protein OZF → MSNCVALQTHLASVMETLVHAAIAEMCKLVDEGSMFLLTLELTEEQRADEDLKTKLQLESEMRMTQFASIMEVLGNEALGKIIKLVDETKFFLDMECKTFQGKKAKPPGCFLNILSAGGMEEEHSYDGCGRSADLGPEESVEEQTDRPESPLVKAVTIRDEVGKIDLAKLAASVLDPGSKDALSADEQNSSDGNENLEGYAGIISSSGKKILICTECGKSFSTVSKLKSHQRIHTGEKPFGCELCGKAFAHKQSLNVHQNMHTGKKPFTCDVCGKTFSKASHMKTHQIIHTGEKPFSCEECGKKFNLAQNLARHQLIHTGEKVFSCLICQKRFTRAVTLKSHQLIHTGQKPFKCSICSKSFRHAVNLKIHERIHMDVRPYTCDLCGKAFRQSVNLKIHKRIHTGEKPFTCKECGKSFSQQSSLVSHRRTHSGEKPFGCTFCEKRFNNTNSLKLHERTHTGEKPYNCEFCGKTFSQGSHLRTHKRHVHAGGKQYICDKCGKRYSDPRNLKLHKCVYA, encoded by the exons AtgtcaaactgtgtcgcgttgCAGACCCACCTGGCATCCGTCATGGAGACTTTAGTTCATGCGGCTATTGCTGAAATGTGCAAACTTGTGGATGAAGGATCCATGTTCTTACTGACTCTGGAACTTACAGAGGAACAGAGGGCAGACGAGGATCTGAAGACAAAGCTACAGTTGGAGAGTGAGATGAGGATG ACGCAGTTTGCCTCCATTATGGAGGTTCTGGGGAACGAGGCGCTGGGGAAGATCATCAAACTGGTGGATGAAACAAAGTTTTTTCTGGACATGGAGTGCAAGACGTTCCAGGGCAAAAAGGCGAAGCCTCCTGGCTGCTTCTTGAACATCTTGTCAGCTGGTGGCATGG AAGAGGAGCATTCGTATGATGGTTGTGGCAGAAGTGCTGACCTAGGCCCCGAGGAG TCCGTAGAGGAGCAGACAGACCGACCTGAATCTCCTCTCGTCAAGGCCGTCACCATCAGGGATGAAGTTGGCAAGATCGATCTGGCAAAACTTGCAGCTA GCGTGCTGGACCCCGGCTCCAAAGACGCCCTGTCGGCTGACGAGCAGAACAGCAGTGACGGCAACGAGAACCTAGAAGGTTACGCCGGCATCATCAGCAGTTCTGGGAAGAAGATCCTGATTTGCACGGAGTGCGGGAAAAGCTTCTCCACCGTGAGTAAGCTGAAGTCCCACCAGCGCATCCACACGGGCGAGAAGCCCTTTGGCTGCGAGCTGTGTGGCAAAGCCTTCGCCCACAAGCAGAGCCTAAACGTCCATCAGAACATGCACACTGGCAAGAAGCCCTTCACCTGCGATGTCTGTGGCAAGACCTTCAGCAAAGCCTCGCACATGAAGACCCATCAGATCATCCATACGGGAGAGAAGCCCTTCTCTTGCGAGGAATGCGGCAAGAAGTTCAACTTGGCTCAAAATCTGGCGCGACACCAGCTcatccacacaggagagaagGTGTTCAGCTGCCTGATCTGCCAGAAGAGGTTCACGCGAGCGGTCACCCTGAAGAGCCACCAGCTGATCCACACGGGGCAGAAGCCCTTCAAGTGCTCCATATGTAGCAAGAGCTTCCGGCACGCGGTCAATCTGAAAATCCACGAGCGCATCCACATGGACGTGCGGCCCTACACCTGCGACCTGTGCGGCAAGGCCTTCCGGCAGTCGGTCAACCTGAAGATCCACAAACGCATCCACACCGGCGAGAAGCCCTTCACCTGCAAGGAGTGTGGCAAGAGCTTCAGTCAGCAGAGCAGCCTGGTgtcgcacaggcgcacacactcGGGGGAGAAGCCCTTCGGCTGCACCTTCTGCGAGAAGCGCTTCAACAACACCAACAGCCTGAAGCtgcacgagcgcacacacaccggCGAGAAGCCGTACAACTGCGAGTTCTGCGGGAAGACGTTCAGCCAGGGCAgccacctgcgcacacacaagcGGCACGTGCACGCGGGCGGCAAGCAGTACATCTGTGACAAGTGCGGCAAGAGGTACTCGGACCCCCGCAACCTAAAGCTCCATAAGTGCGTGTACGCTTGA